The Odocoileus virginianus isolate 20LAN1187 ecotype Illinois chromosome 27, Ovbor_1.2, whole genome shotgun sequence genome has a window encoding:
- the LOC139031419 gene encoding heterogeneous nuclear ribonucleoprotein A3-like isoform X1 yields MEVKPPPGRPQPDSSRRRRCQGEEGHDPKEPEQLRKLFIGGLNFETTDDSLREHFEKWGTLTDCVVMRDPQTKRSRGFGFVTYSCVEEVDAAMCARPHKVDGRVVEPKRAVSREDSVKPGAHLTVKKIFVGGIKEDTEEYNLRDYFEKYGKIETIEVMEDRQSGKKRGFAFVTFDDHDTVDKIVVQKYHTINGHNCEVKKALSKQEMQSAGSQRGRGGGSGNFMGRGGNFGGGGGNFGRGGNFGGRGGYGGGGGGSRGSYGGGDGGYNGFGGDGGNYGGGPGYSSRGGYGGGGPGYGNQGGGYGGGGGGYDGYNEGGNFGGNYGGGNYNDFGNYSGQQQSNYGPMKGGSFGGRSSGSPCGGGYGSGGGSGGYGSRSF; encoded by the coding sequence ATGGAGGTAAAACCGCCGCCCGGTCGCCCCCAGCCCGACTCCAGCCGTCGCCGCCGCTGCCAGGGGGAGGAGGGTCATGATCCCAAGGAACCAGAGCAGTTGAGAAAGCTGTTTATCGGTGGTCTGAACTTTGAAACTACAGAtgatagcttaagagaacattttgagAAATGGGGCACGCTTACAGACTGTGTGGTGATGAGAGACCCCCAAACAAAACGTTCCAGGGGCTTTGGCTTTGTGACTTACTCTTGTGTTGAAGAAGTGGATGCAGCAATGTGTGCACGACCACACAAGGTTGATGGGCGTGTAGTGGAGCCAAAGAGAGCTGTTTCTAGAGAGGATTCTGTAAAGCCTGGTGCCCATCTAACAGTGAAGAAAATTTTTGTTGGTGGTATTaaagaagatacagaagaatATAATTTGAGAGACTACTTTGAAAAGTATGGCAAGATTGAAACCATAGAAGTTATGGAAGACAGGCAGAGTGGGAAAAAGAGAGGATTTGCTTTTGTAACTTTTGATGATCATGATACAGTTGATAAAATTGTTGTTCAGAAATACCACACTATTAATGGACATAATTGTGAAGTGAAAAAGGCCCTTTCTAAACAAGAGATGCAATCTGCTGGATCACAAAGAGGTCGTGGAGGTGGATCCGGCAACTTTATGGGTCGTGGAGGAAActttggaggtggtggaggtAACTTTGGCCGTGGTGGAAACTTTGGTGGAAGAGGAGGctatggtggtggaggtggtggcagCCGAGGGAGTTatggaggaggtgatggtggaTACAATGGATTTGGAGGTGATGGTGGCAACTATGGCGGTGGTCCTGGTTATAGTAGTAGAGGAGGTTACGGTGGTGGTGGACCAGGATATGGAAACCAAGGTGGTGGATATGGTGGCGGTGGTGGAGGATATGATGGTTACAATGAAGGAGGAAATTTTGGAGGTAACTATGGTGGTGGAAACTATAATGATTTTGGAAATTATAGTGGACAACAGCAATCAAATTATGGACCCATGAAAGGGGGTAGTTTTGGTGGAAGAAGCTCGGGCAGTCCCTGTGGTGGTGGTTATGGATCTGGTGGTGGAAGTGGTGGATATGGTAGCAGAAGTTTctaa
- the LOC139031419 gene encoding heterogeneous nuclear ribonucleoprotein A3-like isoform X2: MEGHDPKEPEQLRKLFIGGLNFETTDDSLREHFEKWGTLTDCVVMRDPQTKRSRGFGFVTYSCVEEVDAAMCARPHKVDGRVVEPKRAVSREDSVKPGAHLTVKKIFVGGIKEDTEEYNLRDYFEKYGKIETIEVMEDRQSGKKRGFAFVTFDDHDTVDKIVVQKYHTINGHNCEVKKALSKQEMQSAGSQRGRGGGSGNFMGRGGNFGGGGGNFGRGGNFGGRGGYGGGGGGSRGSYGGGDGGYNGFGGDGGNYGGGPGYSSRGGYGGGGPGYGNQGGGYGGGGGGYDGYNEGGNFGGNYGGGNYNDFGNYSGQQQSNYGPMKGGSFGGRSSGSPCGGGYGSGGGSGGYGSRSF, encoded by the exons ATGGAG GGTCATGATCCCAAGGAACCAGAGCAGTTGAGAAAGCTGTTTATCGGTGGTCTGAACTTTGAAACTACAGAtgatagcttaagagaacattttgagAAATGGGGCACGCTTACAGACTGTGTGGTGATGAGAGACCCCCAAACAAAACGTTCCAGGGGCTTTGGCTTTGTGACTTACTCTTGTGTTGAAGAAGTGGATGCAGCAATGTGTGCACGACCACACAAGGTTGATGGGCGTGTAGTGGAGCCAAAGAGAGCTGTTTCTAGAGAGGATTCTGTAAAGCCTGGTGCCCATCTAACAGTGAAGAAAATTTTTGTTGGTGGTATTaaagaagatacagaagaatATAATTTGAGAGACTACTTTGAAAAGTATGGCAAGATTGAAACCATAGAAGTTATGGAAGACAGGCAGAGTGGGAAAAAGAGAGGATTTGCTTTTGTAACTTTTGATGATCATGATACAGTTGATAAAATTGTTGTTCAGAAATACCACACTATTAATGGACATAATTGTGAAGTGAAAAAGGCCCTTTCTAAACAAGAGATGCAATCTGCTGGATCACAAAGAGGTCGTGGAGGTGGATCCGGCAACTTTATGGGTCGTGGAGGAAActttggaggtggtggaggtAACTTTGGCCGTGGTGGAAACTTTGGTGGAAGAGGAGGctatggtggtggaggtggtggcagCCGAGGGAGTTatggaggaggtgatggtggaTACAATGGATTTGGAGGTGATGGTGGCAACTATGGCGGTGGTCCTGGTTATAGTAGTAGAGGAGGTTACGGTGGTGGTGGACCAGGATATGGAAACCAAGGTGGTGGATATGGTGGCGGTGGTGGAGGATATGATGGTTACAATGAAGGAGGAAATTTTGGAGGTAACTATGGTGGTGGAAACTATAATGATTTTGGAAATTATAGTGGACAACAGCAATCAAATTATGGACCCATGAAAGGGGGTAGTTTTGGTGGAAGAAGCTCGGGCAGTCCCTGTGGTGGTGGTTATGGATCTGGTGGTGGAAGTGGTGGATATGGTAGCAGAAGTTTctaa
- the LOC110143456 gene encoding BTB/POZ domain-containing protein KCTD1: MSRPLITRSPASPLNNQGIPTPAQLTKSNAPVHIDVGGHMYTSSLATLTKYPESRIGRLFDGTEPIVFDSLKQHYFIDRDGQIFRYILNFLRTSKLLIPDDFKDYTLLYEEAKYFQLQPMLLEMERWKQDRKSSRFSRPCECLVVRVAPDLGERITLSGDKSLIEEVFPEIGDVMCNSVNASWNHDSTHVIRFPLNGYCHLNLVQVLERLQQRGFEVVGSCEGGVDSSRFSEYVLRRELRRTPRGPSVIQIKQEPLD, translated from the coding sequence ATGTCAAGACCTCTGATCACTAgatctcctgcatctccactgAACAATCAAGGCATTCCTACTCCAGCACAGCTCACAAAATCCAACGCACCCGTCCACATTGACGTGGGCGGCCACATGTACACCAGCAGCCTGGCCACCCTCACCAAATACCCCGAGTCAAGAATCGGAAGACTTTTTGATGGTACAGAGCCCATTGTTTTCGACAGTCTCAAACAGCACTATTTCATTGACAGAGATGGACAGATATTCAGATATATCTTGAATTTTCTACGAACATCAAAACTCCTCATTCCTGATGATTTCAAGGACTACACTTTGTTATATGAAGAggcaaaatattttcagcttcagcCCATGCTGTTGGAGATGGAAAGATGGAAGCAGGACAGAAAAAGTAGTCGCTTTTCAAGGCCCTGCGAGTGCCTCGTGGTGCGTGTGGCCCCAGACCTCGGAGAGAGGATCACGCTCAGCGGAGACAAATCCTTGATAGAAGAAGTGTTCCCAGAGATCGGCGACGTGATGTGCAACTCCGTCAATGCGAGCTGGAATCACGACTCGACGCACGTCATCAGGTTTCCACTGAATGGTTACTGTCACCTCAACTTAGTCCAGGTCCTCGAGAGGTTGCAGCAAAGAGGATTTGAAGTCGTGGGCTCCTGTGAGGGAGGCGTGGACTCATCTAGGTTCAGCGAATACGTCCTGCGGCGGGAACTGAGGCGGACGCCCCGTGGACCCTCTGTCATCCAGATAAAGCAAGAGCCTCTGGACTAG